The following proteins come from a genomic window of Salvia hispanica cultivar TCC Black 2014 chromosome 4, UniMelb_Shisp_WGS_1.0, whole genome shotgun sequence:
- the LOC125217642 gene encoding protein SRC1-like, whose translation MAGMIHKIEEKLGMGGKKEGEKHDEVKKTEHGYGSGENHKQAEHDHHKQPEAEHKEGLVEKIKDKIHGGDAEGADGKKKKKKKDKKKHGDDHGSSSSSDSD comes from the coding sequence ATGGCAGGGATGATCCACAAGATCGAAGAGAAGCTGGGTATGGGAGGCAAGAAGGAAGGTGAGAAGCACGACGAGGTGAAGAAAACCGAACACGGGTACGGATCGGGAGAGAACCACAAGCAGGCCGAGCACGATCACCACAAGCAGCCGGAGGCAGAGCACAAGGAAGGCCTTGTGGAGAAGATCAAAGACAAAATCCACGGCGGCGACGCTGAAGGTGCTGAcggcaagaagaagaagaagaagaaggacaAGAAGAAACACGGCGATGATCAtggcagcagcagcagcagcgacAGCGATTGA
- the LOC125223064 gene encoding double-stranded RNA-binding protein 4-like isoform X1 encodes MYKTKLQELCQRRSWDLPDYATAKDGPDHMPRFTATVTVQGQLFHTPNHCKSSKDAQNTAARVAFDHLASSDPLPTHPNVPPHSQMQPLSVAADPPPLPLSPLPSSLPNPTGLLATKCNANMKPAEELLQENCDNTSQCPIDYKAAMGSENKDTLHMYKNLLQQHAQKECSGLPVYTSEAEGPPHARRFKSKVSINGKSYEPAEFFPTLKEAEQTAAKVACLALSLNVIQEDKGFYKNLLQELAQKKGLMCPSYETVSSGLSHNRIFVSTVEVGSDSFQGLEAKTRKQAEMNAAEVAYSALTKGSPPTKSIKVPSVNSYHPSADILNIQPSATTEKRQNIQHAATTEKRPIIQHIATTEKHNVAIDEDGPLNAKRAKSSPGNVDVNAHLHANPPSDDSKLDSCSSAPSDDSKLDSSTSAAPAPEPTAENQLRRTTTTVRPRKSNCTIPENATVLPCSNEKWVAYRVEVDQKPSS; translated from the exons ATGTACAAAACCAAATTGCAGGAGTTATGTCAGCGCCGGAGCTGGGACTTGCCGGACTATGCCACCGCCAAAGACGGCCCAGATCATATGCCGCGATTCACTGCTACCGTCACTGTTCAAGGACAGCTATTCCACACCCCGAATCACTGCAAGTCCTCTAAAGACGCACAGAACACCGCTGCCCGCGTTGCTTTCGATCACCTCGCCTCCTCCGATCCGCTTCCCACCCATCCCAATGTACCTCCGCATTCTCAAATGCAGCCCCTTTCTGTCGCTGCAGATCCTCCTCCCCTGCCTCTGTCGCCGCTCCCCTCCTCCCTTCCAAACCCTACtg GACTTTTGGCAACAAAATGTAATGCCAATATGAAACCTGCAGAGGAGTTATTGCAGGAGAATTGTGATAATACATCTCAATGTCCTATAGATTATAAGGCCGCGATGGGTTCTGAAAATAAAG ATACATTGCATATGTACAAGAACCTATTGCAGCAACATGCTCAAAAAGAATGTAGTGGATTGCCTGTATACACTTCTGAAGCTGAAGGACCCCCTCATGCTCGGCGTTTTAAGTCAAAGGTCTCCATAAATGGAAAATCATATGAACCAGCAGAGTTTTTCCCTACATTAAAGGAAGCTGAACAAACTGCTGCAAAAGTTGCTTGTCTAGCATTATCATTGAATGTTATTCAAGAG GATAAGGGATTCTACAAAAACCTTCTACAAGAATTAGCCCAGAAGAAAGGTCTCATGTGTCCATCATATGAGACAGTCAGTTCGGGGTTGTCTCACAATCGGATATTTGTTTCTACTGTGGAGGTAGGGTCTGACAGTTTTCAAGGGTTGGAGGCTAAAACCAGAAAGCAGGCAGAGATGAATGCGGCTGAAGTTGCTTACTCTGCACTTACTAAAG GAAGCCCACCTACGAAATCAATAAAGGTACCTTCTGTGAACAGTTACCACCCATCTGCTGATATCTTGAATATCCAGCCCAGTGCAACAACTGAAAAGCGTCAGAACATCCAGCACGCTGCAACAACTGAAAAGCGTCCGATCATCCAGCACATTGCAACAACTGAAAAGCATAACGTTGCAATAGATGAAG ATGGTCCACTAAATGCAAAGCGAGCCAAGTCTTCACCTGGAAACGTGGATGTGAATGCTCATCTTCATGCTAACCCTCCATCTGATGATTCTAAGTTGGATAGCTGCTCGTCTGCTCCATCTGATGATTCAAAGTTGGATAGCTCAACGTCTGCTGCGCCTGCTCCTGAGCCAACAGCTGAGAACCAGTTGAGGCGGACAACGACGACTGTTCGCCCAAGGAAATCAAATTGCACAATTCCTGAAAATGCCACTGTGTTGCCATGTAGCAATGAGAAGTGGGTGGCTTACAGAGTCGAAGTAGACCAAAAACCATCAAGCTAG
- the LOC125223064 gene encoding double-stranded RNA-binding protein 1-like isoform X2 codes for MYKTKLQELCQRRSWDLPDYATAKDGPDHMPRFTATVTVQGQLFHTPNHCKSSKDAQNTAARVAFDHLASSDPLPTHPNVPPHSQMQPLSVAADPPPLPLSPLPSSLPNPTDTLHMYKNLLQQHAQKECSGLPVYTSEAEGPPHARRFKSKVSINGKSYEPAEFFPTLKEAEQTAAKVACLALSLNVIQEDKGFYKNLLQELAQKKGLMCPSYETVSSGLSHNRIFVSTVEVGSDSFQGLEAKTRKQAEMNAAEVAYSALTKGSPPTKSIKVPSVNSYHPSADILNIQPSATTEKRQNIQHAATTEKRPIIQHIATTEKHNVAIDEDGPLNAKRAKSSPGNVDVNAHLHANPPSDDSKLDSCSSAPSDDSKLDSSTSAAPAPEPTAENQLRRTTTTVRPRKSNCTIPENATVLPCSNEKWVAYRVEVDQKPSS; via the exons ATGTACAAAACCAAATTGCAGGAGTTATGTCAGCGCCGGAGCTGGGACTTGCCGGACTATGCCACCGCCAAAGACGGCCCAGATCATATGCCGCGATTCACTGCTACCGTCACTGTTCAAGGACAGCTATTCCACACCCCGAATCACTGCAAGTCCTCTAAAGACGCACAGAACACCGCTGCCCGCGTTGCTTTCGATCACCTCGCCTCCTCCGATCCGCTTCCCACCCATCCCAATGTACCTCCGCATTCTCAAATGCAGCCCCTTTCTGTCGCTGCAGATCCTCCTCCCCTGCCTCTGTCGCCGCTCCCCTCCTCCCTTCCAAACCCTACtg ATACATTGCATATGTACAAGAACCTATTGCAGCAACATGCTCAAAAAGAATGTAGTGGATTGCCTGTATACACTTCTGAAGCTGAAGGACCCCCTCATGCTCGGCGTTTTAAGTCAAAGGTCTCCATAAATGGAAAATCATATGAACCAGCAGAGTTTTTCCCTACATTAAAGGAAGCTGAACAAACTGCTGCAAAAGTTGCTTGTCTAGCATTATCATTGAATGTTATTCAAGAG GATAAGGGATTCTACAAAAACCTTCTACAAGAATTAGCCCAGAAGAAAGGTCTCATGTGTCCATCATATGAGACAGTCAGTTCGGGGTTGTCTCACAATCGGATATTTGTTTCTACTGTGGAGGTAGGGTCTGACAGTTTTCAAGGGTTGGAGGCTAAAACCAGAAAGCAGGCAGAGATGAATGCGGCTGAAGTTGCTTACTCTGCACTTACTAAAG GAAGCCCACCTACGAAATCAATAAAGGTACCTTCTGTGAACAGTTACCACCCATCTGCTGATATCTTGAATATCCAGCCCAGTGCAACAACTGAAAAGCGTCAGAACATCCAGCACGCTGCAACAACTGAAAAGCGTCCGATCATCCAGCACATTGCAACAACTGAAAAGCATAACGTTGCAATAGATGAAG ATGGTCCACTAAATGCAAAGCGAGCCAAGTCTTCACCTGGAAACGTGGATGTGAATGCTCATCTTCATGCTAACCCTCCATCTGATGATTCTAAGTTGGATAGCTGCTCGTCTGCTCCATCTGATGATTCAAAGTTGGATAGCTCAACGTCTGCTGCGCCTGCTCCTGAGCCAACAGCTGAGAACCAGTTGAGGCGGACAACGACGACTGTTCGCCCAAGGAAATCAAATTGCACAATTCCTGAAAATGCCACTGTGTTGCCATGTAGCAATGAGAAGTGGGTGGCTTACAGAGTCGAAGTAGACCAAAAACCATCAAGCTAG